The following nucleotide sequence is from Barnesiella viscericola DSM 18177.
ACGCAAGAGGAATTGAGGGAGAGAATCCGGAACGAACGTCGGGTTGAGCTGGCCTTTGAAGACCACCGCTTCTGGGACGTGCGTCGTTGGATGATTGCTCCCGAGACCTTGGGCGCTCCGTTGCGGGGTGTAGAGATTACGAAAATCTCGGACGAAGAGTTTGAATACAAACCTGTCGAGATAGAGAAGAGAACGTTTGAACCTAAGATGTATTTATATCCGATTCCCCAGGCCGACTTGAATACGACGGGCTGGCCTCAGAATCCGCTTTGGTAAATAGATACGAACACTAACCTATAAAATGCAATAAGATGAAATCAAGAATAAAAAATCGCCTTCTGCTTGTCACTGCAATCTGCTCCTTGCTTGCGGGAACGTCCTGTCAATATGACGAGATTGTCGATATTCCATATCCCGAGTCGCGTATCTATCTGCCTATTGCCGTGAATGGCAGTATCTCGACCGACGGCATCTATACGATTGACGAGGGTGCCTCTACCAGTTGGGTTTCGCCCACACCGGGACAACCCCTGAAATATACGGTCGAGAGAGACAACAATGCATTCATAATCCCGTTGGGCGTATATCGTTCGGGAACGGGAAAAACAATCGAGGAAACCGCCAATGTCTCTTTGGCCTTGAATCCCGATACGGTGCAGCAGTTGATTGCTTCGGGAACATTGACCGAGACCGAGTTGTTGCCTTCGGAGTATGTGCAGCAGATACCGCAAGGCGTGCAGATTCAGGACGGCAAGAATGATGCTCCGTTTAATATCGTGATTGATCTCGATTTCCTGCGGGCCGATGCTCCTAAAAAGTATGCCTTGGGTATTACCATCTCCGATACCGAGCATCGGGTGAATGAGGCCCTCAATACGGGAATCGTTCTCATCGATACCCGCATCACCGTGCCGCAGGCTGTCTTTACGTCGCAACTCGAAGGCAGTTCGTCCGATACGTTTGTCTTCACCAACTCGTCGTTGTATTGGGATTTCTTCTCGGGCGATAATGCTTTTGCCTGGGACTTTGGCGACGGGTCGGCCGTCTCGCATGAAATCAATCCCACGCATCAATATGCCGCCGCCGGTGATTATGAGGTTACCTTGACGGTGACCGGGGTGACGGGCGAAAATGTCTCTGTGACCAATACAGTTTCTGTAAAAAATAATTGAATCGATAAATTTTAATTTTTGGATACGATGAAAAATATTTGTAGTAGTTTTTTAAGTGTACTCTTGCTGTTGTGCTTGTTTCAGGGATATGTCTCGGCCCAAAACAGCTATGTATTGAGCGGGCTGTCGGAGCTGACGGCATTTACTTCCGAGACAACTCAGGAGGCGGTCGAAGACTTGACCGTGATTGAACCCGAAGGTAGTGAGGCTATTCCCGAATCGGAAATCTTTAAACTGGCCGACCGGGTGAAACAGATAACGGGGACCCTGACCCTCGAAGGGCTTACTCAATTGACTACTACGATAGGGCTCATCGATCGAATCGATTGCAGCCAGGCCGGGTTTGTCTTCAAGAACTGTTCGGCCTTGGTCGATATGGACGCCTTTGCCGATGAAGAGAAGTTTGCCGTTATCAACGGTGACTTTATCGTCGACAACTGTCCGATGGTACAGACCGGTGCCGCTACGGCTCACCTTGATAAATCTTTTTCAAAGATGCGCGAAGTCAAGGGTGACTTGAAACTCATCAACATCACAACGGCCATGAACAAACCCGAAAAGATATTTCCCTATCTGAATCGGGTCGAAGGCGATTTTGTAATCGACGGTTGCACGCGTCTTTACTATTTTACCAACGGTGATAACACGGCCAATATGCCGTTAACCTACATTGGCGGAGACTTGGTGCTGCAAAATAACCGTTCGCTGCAACGGCTGAACGGATTCGGTACGCTGAAACACTTGGGCGGGAATGTGACGATTTTGGACAATGGAGCTATTCCCGAGGAACCTTCCGACGACGATATTATAGGTTATTGTAAAATCAAGTATTACGAGATGGCCGGTATCTTGAATGAGAACGCGGTGGTTCAGTTGGGGCGCACGACAAGCCTGGTTGATTTTGAATCGCTTTCGCCTTGTCCCTACGAAGTAGTCGAAGATGTCAACGGTACCTTCCGGGCCGTACCGGCCAATCGTTTCCTGTCGTCAATCGGTATGAATACCTCTATCAACGGTCGAGGAGAGAATGTCAATACGACCGAGGAAATTATGCGCTATCTGGGTGCTCGCTGGATTCGCACCAGCGTGGGGGGGAGTGTGAAATCAATTACTAATCTGCCTGATGAATCCTCGCTGGGTGGAGGTACCTCCATCGCTTCGTACAAACAGTTGTACGAGAATGCCGGTATCCGGTTCAGTGCAGGCTTGGGTGCCGGAGGTCAGGAGCGGAATATTCCCAACCTGATAAACAACGTAAAACGGATTATCGAAGCCACCTCTCCCGATGCAATTATAGCCATCGAGGGAAACAATGAGCCTAACAATAAAAACTGGTATGTAATTTTTGAAGGTGAAATAGGTGGTGGAAAAGCCGAGGGACAGTACAACTGGAAACCCGTGGCACGTATGCAGCGAAAATTGTATGAAGACGTAAAGGCCGATCCCGTGTTGGGAACCGACGGTTATAACTATCCGGTTTGGAGTCTGACATACGGTGGAGCGTCGGAAGAGAATGTAGGTTTGCAATATCTTAAAGTGCCCGAAGATGATATGGAGGTTCCCGAAGAGTTCAGAGGTGTAACTTTTGCCGATGTGGCCAATCTGCACAACTATTTCAATCACCCTAGTTTCAAGTTCCCGCAGAACAACCAGACGTGGAGAGCTGCCGAACCGGGTACCAACGTGCCGCCGGGTTGCGATGTGTTGTATCGTCACTTCGGAGTAACCTGGTTGAATAAGTATAAAGGCTATCTGACTGATGAAGAGTTGAAAGCTTTACCTCGTGTAACAACCGAGACAGGTGCTAAAATAGATGGAGCCGTTACTGAAGAAATGCAAGGTAGATTGTATCTGTCGCTCTATCTGGCCCAGTTTGCCCGCGGGTTTGACTATACAGCCATGTACATCTTGTCTGATCGTCGTGATGAATCGGGAAATCAGAGCTTCGGCTTTTACGATAAGTTCTATACGCCCAGGGCAGCAGCTCACTACTTGCACAACTTCACGACGATACTTGCCGACGACAGTGATATCGAAGAGCCGGGCGAGTTGACCTACTCCATTACGGGTCGCACGATAACGGTGCATGACCTGCTGTTGCAGAAAAACGACGGCACGTTTGAACTCATCGTCTGGGGCGAGAAATATGAAGGCGGTAGCGACCGGGTGACCGTTGGGTTCGACCAGACCTATGACGAGGTGTGGGTCTACAATCCGATTACGGGTACCAATCCCGAGATGATTTTGAACAACGTCAACTCGATTGAGCTCGACATCTCCAATCACCCCTACATTATCGAAATCGGTAAGCACCCCGAGCTGTCGGTCGACGAGCTGGAAAGTGACGATTTCCAGATACGGGCCTTCCCCAATCCGGTTATCAAAAACCTTACCATCTACTCCGATACCGAGATGGGTAAAGTGTCGCTGTTCAATATGATGGGAGGGTGTGTATATACCGGTCGGGTGTATGACAAGGTCTACACCATCGACATGGATCGCTTGCCCCGAGGAGCCTATATTTTGACGGTGTTTGATGAGGCCGGGAACTGCATAAAGAAAGAGAAGGTGATCAAGTCGTGATTGGATTCGGTTATCGATTTGAAAGTAAAGAATTTTTAGAATTTGCATATTATGAAAAACTCGTTATGGATACTTTTGGGAGCCTTGTTGCTTACCGCTTGCGGCCATAGCTCTTCCGATGAAGAGAATGCCGATATACTCACCTATGTCAATCCGTTTATCGGTAATGCCGATAATGGTCACACCTTCCCGGGAGCCTGTGTGCCTTTTGGTCTGGTGCAGGCCAGCCCCGAGACAGGCAATGACTCGTGGCGATATTGCTCGGGATTTAATTTTGAGGACGATTCGATTATGGGGTTCGCCCAGAATCACCTGAACGGTACCGGGTGTTCCGACTTGGGCGATGTGTTGCTCTTCCCGTTCAGTGGCGAAGTGAAGGACGGCATATACAAGAGTGCTTATGATAAGACGACACAAAGTGCCGTTCCGGGATATTACCGTGTGAAACTGACCGATTCGGATATTGACGTCGAGGTGACGGCTACACAACGTACCGCTTATTATGTGTTTACATACAATTCAAACGAACCGGCCCGCATGTTGCTGGATATGCAGAGCGGTGTGGTGTGGAATCAGGAGGCCCTGCGCACCCATGTGCTCTATGCCGACATGAATATGCCCGACAACTGGACCATTACCGGCCATCAGGAGGTCACCAACTGGGTGCGCCGGCACTATTTTTATGTGGTGAAATTCGACAAGCCCTATACCGTGAAGGAGGTGCTCCCGGCTCGTGAAGGCGAAAAGGCCAAGCGGCTGGTTCTGGAATTCAAGTTGAAGCCCGGAGAGTCGCTGCAAACCAAGGTCGCCCTCTCGACGGTAGGGGTCGAGGGTGCTCAGAGTGCGCTGTTGACCGAGAGTCCCAACTGGGATTTTGAAACCGTCAAGACCGAGAGCCAAAACTTGTGGCGAAAATATCTGTCGAAAGTTACCGTATCGGGAACAAAAGAGCAGAAGACCAATTTCTATACTTCGCTGTATCACCTCTATATCCAGCCCAACAACTTGGCCGACATCGATGGCAAGTATCGGGGTGAGAACGACAGTGTGTTTGTTTCGAAATCAGGAGCCTATTATTCTACCTTCTCGCTGTGGGATACCTATCGGGCCGCACACCCGCTCTACACGATATTGATACCCAAGCAGGTGCCCGGCATGATCAACAGTCTGCTGGAATATGCCAAGGTGCGGGGCCATTTGCCGGTGTGGACCTTATGGGACAAGGAAACCTATTGCATGATTGCCAACCATGCCGTGCCGGTGATTGTCGATGCCTATTTGAAGGGTTTTAAAGGATTCAGTCCCGAAGATGCCTATAATGCCATCAAGACCTCGTTGACCGTGAGTCACAAGAAATCGGATTGGGAGACCTACGACAAGTATGGCTATTACCCCTACGACATTATTACGGTCGAGTCGGTATCCCGCACGTTGGAGTCGGCCTACGACGACTATTGCGCTGCCCAAATGGCCAAAGCCATGGGGAAGGACGAGGACTACGAGTTCTTCATGAAACGGGCGAGTGCTTACAAGTCGCTGTTCGATCCCGAGACCAAGCTGATGCGTGGCAAGGACTCGAAGGGGAAATGGCGCACCCCGTTCAATCCCTTCCTGCTGTCGCATGCAGCGAGCTGCGGTGGCGACTATACCGAGGGAAATGCCTGGCAATATACCTGGCACGTACAACATGATGTCGAGGGGCTCATCGATTTGATGGGAGGGAAAGAGTCGTTTGCCATCAAACTCGACTCGCTCTTTCAGATGGACAGCGTAGCTGCGAACACGGGCTTTGTTTCCGATGTCAGCGGATTTATCGGGCAGTATGCCCATGGCAACGAGCCGAGTCATCATGTAGCCTATCTGTATAATTATGTCGACCAGCCTTGGAAAACGCAGGAGTTGATTTCCGAGATATTCGAGCGCTTCTATCAACCACGTCCCGACGGACTGTGCGGGAATGACGATTGTGGTCAGATGTCGGCCTGGTATATCTTTTCGGCCATGGGATTCTATCCGGTCGACCCCATCAGCGGTGAGTATGTATTGGGTGCTCCACAAGTCGACAAGGTATCAATTCAGTTGACCGAAGACCGCACTTTTGTGGTCGAGGCCAAGAACTTGTCGAAAAAGAACAAGTATGTCAAGTCGGTTGAATTGAACGGCAAACCTGTCAAGGGGCTTATCATCAAGCACGAAGATATTATGAGCGGTGGTACCTTGGTATTTACCATGACCGACGAACCTGTGAAAAGAATGAGTGAATAACCAATAGATGCGAATTTATGAGACGAACGACAGGAATACTCACACTTTTGTGTGCCTCGGTTGCGGTTGCCTGGGGGCAACCGCAATCAGATGTCGTCGACATCACATTCGACAAGTTGGGGGCCCTCTATCATAAGAATGAATCGGGCAATGCCATCTGCCGGGTTATGAAGGCCGGCGATCGGGACACTTGCCGGGTGGCTGTCGAGTTGGTCGATATGGAGGGAAAACCGGCCGGTTATCGAGAGACCTACGAGCTGGCCTCTCCTTTCGAGCGTTATTACTATGTGCCCCTGAAACTTTCGGAGTGGGGCTACTACTATGTGCAGGTGAGCCTGATGCAGGCCGACAGTGTGGTGTTCAGCCAGCGGGCCGGTTTCGGGGTGATACCCGATGTTACTCTCACGCAGAAAGATTACGAATCGCCCTTTGGTGTAGGGGCCCATTATGCCCGCTATGGCGATTGGCGGGTTGCCGACATTCAGCAACGGTTGGGAATCGCATGGGTGAGAGACGTGGCTCGTTGGAAGGATTTCATCGGAAAGTGGAGCGACAAACCCGACCCGTTTGTCGACTATCTCGACCGCCATCACATCTGCTGGCTGCCCATCTTGGACTACGTCGATGCCCGTCACGGCTGGCAGGACCAGAAGGGTGTGTGGCGTTGGGACGAAGATGTGTCGAATATCAAGAAGTATATAGAGATGAACCGGGGACACATCGATATATACGAGTCGCAAAACGAACCCAGCAACTTTGCCGGGTGGAACCAGCGGTGGCCTCACCCGCAAGGGCAGAAGTGGCGTCCGCAAGGGTGGGGAATACCCTTTACCGATTTGGTGAAACAGATGCACGACTCGGTCAAGTCGGTCAGCCCTGACATCAAACTGATTTGGCCGGGCGAAGAGGAGTGGATCGAGTATTTCGACGATAACCGCGACCATGTGGCCGACCACATCGACTTTACCGCGATACACCCCTATATCTTGTGGCGGAAGACGCCCGAGACCTCTCCCTTCTACGACAGCTTCTACCGCACACAGAAGCAGATGTTGAAGAGCCGTCACATCTCTA
It contains:
- a CDS encoding PKD domain-containing protein; this translates as MKSRIKNRLLLVTAICSLLAGTSCQYDEIVDIPYPESRIYLPIAVNGSISTDGIYTIDEGASTSWVSPTPGQPLKYTVERDNNAFIIPLGVYRSGTGKTIEETANVSLALNPDTVQQLIASGTLTETELLPSEYVQQIPQGVQIQDGKNDAPFNIVIDLDFLRADAPKKYALGITISDTEHRVNEALNTGIVLIDTRITVPQAVFTSQLEGSSSDTFVFTNSSLYWDFFSGDNAFAWDFGDGSAVSHEINPTHQYAAAGDYEVTLTVTGVTGENVSVTNTVSVKNN
- a CDS encoding T9SS type A sorting domain-containing protein, whose amino-acid sequence is MKNICSSFLSVLLLLCLFQGYVSAQNSYVLSGLSELTAFTSETTQEAVEDLTVIEPEGSEAIPESEIFKLADRVKQITGTLTLEGLTQLTTTIGLIDRIDCSQAGFVFKNCSALVDMDAFADEEKFAVINGDFIVDNCPMVQTGAATAHLDKSFSKMREVKGDLKLINITTAMNKPEKIFPYLNRVEGDFVIDGCTRLYYFTNGDNTANMPLTYIGGDLVLQNNRSLQRLNGFGTLKHLGGNVTILDNGAIPEEPSDDDIIGYCKIKYYEMAGILNENAVVQLGRTTSLVDFESLSPCPYEVVEDVNGTFRAVPANRFLSSIGMNTSINGRGENVNTTEEIMRYLGARWIRTSVGGSVKSITNLPDESSLGGGTSIASYKQLYENAGIRFSAGLGAGGQERNIPNLINNVKRIIEATSPDAIIAIEGNNEPNNKNWYVIFEGEIGGGKAEGQYNWKPVARMQRKLYEDVKADPVLGTDGYNYPVWSLTYGGASEENVGLQYLKVPEDDMEVPEEFRGVTFADVANLHNYFNHPSFKFPQNNQTWRAAEPGTNVPPGCDVLYRHFGVTWLNKYKGYLTDEELKALPRVTTETGAKIDGAVTEEMQGRLYLSLYLAQFARGFDYTAMYILSDRRDESGNQSFGFYDKFYTPRAAAHYLHNFTTILADDSDIEEPGELTYSITGRTITVHDLLLQKNDGTFELIVWGEKYEGGSDRVTVGFDQTYDEVWVYNPITGTNPEMILNNVNSIELDISNHPYIIEIGKHPELSVDELESDDFQIRAFPNPVIKNLTIYSDTEMGKVSLFNMMGGCVYTGRVYDKVYTIDMDRLPRGAYILTVFDEAGNCIKKEKVIKS
- a CDS encoding GH92 family glycosyl hydrolase, giving the protein MKNSLWILLGALLLTACGHSSSDEENADILTYVNPFIGNADNGHTFPGACVPFGLVQASPETGNDSWRYCSGFNFEDDSIMGFAQNHLNGTGCSDLGDVLLFPFSGEVKDGIYKSAYDKTTQSAVPGYYRVKLTDSDIDVEVTATQRTAYYVFTYNSNEPARMLLDMQSGVVWNQEALRTHVLYADMNMPDNWTITGHQEVTNWVRRHYFYVVKFDKPYTVKEVLPAREGEKAKRLVLEFKLKPGESLQTKVALSTVGVEGAQSALLTESPNWDFETVKTESQNLWRKYLSKVTVSGTKEQKTNFYTSLYHLYIQPNNLADIDGKYRGENDSVFVSKSGAYYSTFSLWDTYRAAHPLYTILIPKQVPGMINSLLEYAKVRGHLPVWTLWDKETYCMIANHAVPVIVDAYLKGFKGFSPEDAYNAIKTSLTVSHKKSDWETYDKYGYYPYDIITVESVSRTLESAYDDYCAAQMAKAMGKDEDYEFFMKRASAYKSLFDPETKLMRGKDSKGKWRTPFNPFLLSHAASCGGDYTEGNAWQYTWHVQHDVEGLIDLMGGKESFAIKLDSLFQMDSVAANTGFVSDVSGFIGQYAHGNEPSHHVAYLYNYVDQPWKTQELISEIFERFYQPRPDGLCGNDDCGQMSAWYIFSAMGFYPVDPISGEYVLGAPQVDKVSIQLTEDRTFVVEAKNLSKKNKYVKSVELNGKPVKGLIIKHEDIMSGGTLVFTMTDEPVKRMSE
- a CDS encoding glycoside hydrolase 5 family protein — protein: MRRTTGILTLLCASVAVAWGQPQSDVVDITFDKLGALYHKNESGNAICRVMKAGDRDTCRVAVELVDMEGKPAGYRETYELASPFERYYYVPLKLSEWGYYYVQVSLMQADSVVFSQRAGFGVIPDVTLTQKDYESPFGVGAHYARYGDWRVADIQQRLGIAWVRDVARWKDFIGKWSDKPDPFVDYLDRHHICWLPILDYVDARHGWQDQKGVWRWDEDVSNIKKYIEMNRGHIDIYESQNEPSNFAGWNQRWPHPQGQKWRPQGWGIPFTDLVKQMHDSVKSVSPDIKLIWPGEEEWIEYFDDNRDHVADHIDFTAIHPYILWRKTPETSPFYDSFYRTQKQMLKSRHISTEIWVTETGWTTYLPDSIRRHFPPVTELQQAQYLVRNYLVQFYFGAGKMFWYELVEEPFGVHHPESGFGLLRYNAQLTVKPAAVAFANMVYNYRYLKPIGRYRAQERKTYGFVYEDTRADNAPVLSIWRQSDERVESIPVKYTRSLTGVDIFGRRVEIPVIDGVARLPLSMSVLTVRGFDPRDLKNLYEPQEQD